The sequence below is a genomic window from Uranotaenia lowii strain MFRU-FL chromosome 2, ASM2978415v1, whole genome shotgun sequence.
GGTTCGATTGCCCAATGCCGTGTAAGCTGAAGCAACACTATCATTTCTCATAGCCTGGGTCACTTGCTCTCGGGCCCTACGAGCAGCTCTAAGTGCATCCATATTACAAGGTCAAGCTCTACTCTTGCCTCAAAGTTTTTCTCGGTATAATAGCTTCAAATATAAGtctcaataaaaacaaacaaactttttttttaaatttcccataccgATGCTAGGCAAAGATCTTGGCCtttaattctagcttggtaactgacgacttcaatacctggagatggttgtagtggaatacgatagaaagagtgacatttcttgatccccaaaagaacgccaCCCCCTCGTTGACCATCACGATCCAGGCGGATAATATTGTGGCTATGGAAGTTGAAATATGTgtttggagagagccaagtttcgcataaagcgaacacatcacaattcaaattgtgtaccaatactttaaaggagtctaattttggtaaaatacttctgcagttccattgcaatacaCTGTCCTATCAACCACTTCCCAGCAGAGAATCCATCTCTTTGGAACTGACAGTAATGGTGTTATAAGAATGATATTAAGAACTCTGATGATGGACATTTTTGGATATATCTGGTAGAATAAATGCTAATCACGTGCTGGGGAACATATTCAATGTCCTTAAACGCATCATTATCCTTACTATGCGTCTCTTTTATGTCTTCGCAGGTTAGACAGGATGGCgaagccacgtgtccaaaccgatggtggtactacatgaaacatccgtgaccagttaggaactgtgtcatgcaaaaGTCCACCTCACCATGTCTTCGatccatccaggatccgatataagggatcaagcgatgggtccaccggccacgttccgagctgtcctaCTGGTgctgtcagttggacagcgaggtctctctggcatgtttccgcacgtcGGGCATGTGCCTGTTCTCGAAGCAGAAGgcatcttcctctagcaagaccgagatgggcatgactcccgccacaacatcagcagctaccgaggacaccgttcggtatgcgctgattacacgcaggttcatcagccgcttcacactgcagagcttttgcagattgcactgcctgctcaaggctgcagcggatcgccgagttgttcgacatggcccgtgaaagggctgctgtcgccattgccgctcttttgcaggcgtagtcgacgtgggccgtgaagctcagccggtcgtcgatcatcatcCCCAGGTATTTTACCGCACGCTTGGACTCAATTGCGCACGGTCCAACTGCgatcgtccctgattgtgctgaaatcaggttggtgatcagcaccatctcggtcttgtggtgagccaggcgtaggctcttggagcgcatccagttttccaccttctcaatagctactgtggcgagtagctggactTCCTCCGTTGAcgggcccgatgccaggagaacaacgtcgtcggcgaatcccacaagtctcactcctgTGGGGAGACGCAGTTCGTCGTAGACGATTTTCCACagtaccgggccaagtatcatccttgtggaacccctgccgagactctcactgtttccagtccctcgctggtcatatactgtagttggcggtcacggaagtaacactccaccatcctacagatatatgccggaatcctcatgttgatgagcgacgacgcaatcgttgcccaactgacgctgttaaaCGCGTTCTTGACGTCGAGAGTGACCACTGCGCAGAACCGATCTTCTCTCCGTTTCTTCAACCTGGCTTCATCTGCCCTTTCGATGACCAgtcgaatggcatccaccgtgCTACGACCTTTCCGGAAACCGAACTGTTTGTCGGACAGGCCGTTCGCACCTTCGGTGTAGAGCTGGATCCTACTCTGTAACACCTTTTCCAGAACCTTGCCAGCAGTGTCCAGGAGACATATCGGGCGATACGCTGATGGTTCAACAGGGGGCttgcccggttttggcaggagcaccaatcgctgccgcttccacGCATCTGGGAAGACCCTATCATCCACATACTGTTGCAGTGAagaccggaacatttcgggatgTTCCATGAGCGCAGCCTTCACTTCCACATTTGGGATGCCATCCGGATCCGGAGCTTTATTCAGCTGAAGTCGAATGGGACCCTCGGCCATATCACTACCTCGTGCTGTGGGAATCTCACGCAGTTTTATCGGACACGATTCCTGTGGCGCACCTCCGCTTCGCGTTTTGGCCATGACAATCCTGTAAGCGTCGCCCCAGTGGTTGTCGTTGGTGTCCTCGCAGAGTTGCCTGAATCATGCCTTTTTGCTCGCCTTAATTGCCCTGCAGAGGGCAGACCTTGCAATTGCGTAGGGTACTCTCCACTCCGCTCTCGCTGACGGGGACCTCGCTCTCTGCATATGTCGCCAAGCCCGTAGACAGCTAGTACGCAGGTCTGCGATTTCCGCCGTCCACCAGTTGACGGGTTGTCGAGTGTCCTTCCGCTTCGCCTTCCTTGTCATCGCAGCGTCGCATGCGCGTGCGAGTATCCTCGCTAGGtcttccgcggacaggtttTCCAAGGTCCGCTCCCAGTTTAACACatcgacaaagacgttctggtcgaattgtgttgtcttccagagaCGTGCTCCTGTTGTCGTACCTCTTCTACCTGCCGCGAACTTGTGCCCACACGATAACGGatcgcgaagtgatcgctatCGGTGAACACGTCGCTTACCCTCCAGTCACTCGTCCAGCCCGGACTGCTGAAGGTGACGTCGATGATGGACTCGCTCTCATTCCTGTGGTAGGTCCTCGTGTTGCCTACATTCCCCAGCCTTGCCAGGGCTTCCGGTAGAAGTTGTCCCCTGGGGTTTGTAAGGCGACTACCCCATTCTACGGCCCACGCGTTGAAGTCTCCGCCTATGACAACGGGGCTCCGACCCGTGAGACCTTCGACGATTTTGTCCATCATGACGCCGAATCTCTCCAGAGACCACCGCGGGGGgggcgtagcagctacagacgAAGATCCCGTTGACCTTGGCTATAACGAAGCCTTCCTCACCAGCGGAAACCACCTCTTGTATGGGGTATCTTcctgtaacccatatcgcggccagtttggctCTATCGGTTACCCAGTTGCTGCCATCCGTGGTCCTACGATACGGGTCTGCTACTAACGCCAggtccaacttttcctcaaacgCCAACTGCCACAACAGCTAGTGTGCTGAGtggcagtggttgaggttgagcTGAACCGCTTCTATCCCCGCGAAGGTGCAGCCGACGCCTTTTGAAAGgcggggcacctagggttgccagccctgTGTCCTCCACCGTAGTGGAGACACTTCGCGTCTTTGGTGCAGCCAGCCGCCTGATGGCCAACTTCGCCGCACCGCCAACATAACCCGCTTCTGTCAGCGCCCTTGCACGCAAAAGACTTGTGCCCATATTCGACACACCTGAAGCACCTTTCCGGTTGCTGGGGGATAGCTATCTGGCAGATAGACCAacccacctttagccgcccacacTTGAGTGCGGCGTTTGCTGCCGCAACCGGAAGCTTCACAAAGGCCACCTGTGTCCCAGATCTGGGAGGGCCTTCACGCATTCTGACCGAGATCTGGTCAGTCCCGATCTTGCACAGATCCCTCAGCGCGTTTTGCACCTCAACATCCGTGGCTATCTCGTCAAGGTTTTTCACCCTGACGGTAACCGTGGTGCTTAGAGCACGGATTTCTGCAGCTCCCCCCACAATCTCTTGCGTGAGGGCGCTATATTCCGAGCTCTTGATCTGGGAGCCGCGTCGGAGctcgaggatcatctcgccgAACGAGTTCGGCGGATTCTCCTCACATCCCCTCCAAGGCCCACCAGCCTATCGCTCGTCCTCATTTGCCGGAGGACGTCGGCGTAGGTGCCTTCGGGGGCCTTTACCACCAAAGCCTCCCCCTTGTCCCTGACCCGTTTGGGCTTGGGCTTGGGTTTGGGTTTGGCCTTAGTGGTCTTTTTCCTCTTGCGCTAGTTAAGTTTTTCGTCCGGGggacttcttttaaaaaaaataaaactaacgtGTTCAGCTCCAAAACTAAGACTGactttattattattagatCACTCTTATAAATACCTAAACCTAATCCTGCAATGCTTGCTTACACTCGCCACTCGCGGGAGCACGTACGATCGTGTGGGAACCAATGATCCAGACTTCTAGCTATGTTCCCCCAAGCAATTCAGCAGACCAGTGGCATATGGGAACCAACTATCCAGACTTCTGACTAAGTCTGGAAAATATGATACCCATTTTCACATAGCCGTGTCGTTAACTCGCCCTTGCTTAGAGTTGAGCCTCCTGGGTCATGACGTCCGACAACGTGAGTTTCCTAAAGTTGGTTTCCTTCCGTCCTCGTTCCGTCTTCCAAACCTGGTTTTCGACATCTGGGGTAGTTTCAGGTGAGGTTGTGTGTAGTTTGATATTTGTTGTTCTGTGGAAAAGGAAACTGAACAAAATAGCTATACCGATTAGAATGGGAAGAACAGCTATTCCTCCAATAATTAACCAATGAGGAAAATTCAAGCTGTTGTTTTCTAAACGTAGCAGATCAAGTTCATTCCTGGTTTCTGTTTGAAGTTTGTGAAGATGGTTCAAGCTGAGATTTAGTATTTCGCCATTCTTGGTAATTGATATTCCGTCCAAAGGAAGATGCAAGGGTtttccagtaatgttttgggtTTTACTGGTGTAAACAATATTATTGATCCGTATCGTACAATTCTCATACTGAATCAGATATGACCCGGTAAGGGTTCTGTCAGTAGTTGCACAGTCGGATGTTAGCGTAAAATTAGTTTCGCTGTTTACCAGTATGTGTTGCATATCCAAAGGAATGATGTCTTGCTGCATAGGATTAGATGTATAGTTGCAAATAGCCAATAGCGGCTTTTCCATCCAAAAGGTTCGGTATGCATGATGAGTCAGCTATTTCAGTATCTTTGATATCGTAAATAGTTTGTTCCGATGTCTTCACCATAAATTTAGCGGTTTGGTGTACTAGGAAAATTCGATTATTTGTATGAATTTGTTGTCGGTTGTGAATTATTGGGTAAACGTGAATTTTACGGAAAATTCGGGGATCCAATTTCGGCATTTTGATTAATAGTACCATCTCTTGACGGTTGGTGGCTATAGATGTTGTTGCGTATGTTATGACTTCTGACGATGTATACACGGTGACGTTTTCTCGTTCAAGATCTTTCCTTAGCGTTTCTATctcatttttgcttaaaatctTT
It includes:
- the LOC129742800 gene encoding uncharacterized protein LOC129742800, producing MILELRRGSQIKSSEYSALTQEIVGGAAEIRALSTTVTVRVKNLDEIATDVEVQNALRDLCKIGTDQISVRMREGPPRSGTQVAFVKLPVAAANAALKCGRLKVGWSICQIAIPQQPERCFRCVEYGHKSFACKGADRSGLCWRCGEVGHQAAGCTKDAKCLHYGGGHRAGNPRCPAFQKASAAPSRG